The following is a genomic window from Burkholderia cepacia ATCC 25416.
TAGTCGTTGGCGCTCCGTAAGGCACGGAGCATCCATTCGACGAAGCCGAAACGCCCTCTTCACGACGAACACGATGACAGTGTCCAACGAGCCGCGCAGTACGAGAAAGCGGCGCACTTCGACTCCCACCGCCGCAGCCGGCAACACCGACGGCTTGCGGGCGCAGGGCCTGCGCACGCGCAACACGATCATTCGCGTCGCACGCAAGCTGTTGCTGGAAGGCGGGCCGCTGGAGTTCTCGCAGCGCGCGGTTGCGGCGGCGGCAGGGATCAGCGTCAGCAATCTGCAGTACTACTTCCCGACGCGCATCGCCGTGTTGCGGGCCGTCATCGAGCCGGTCATCCAGGCGTATCTCGACGACATGAAGCGCGCGATCAGCAGCGAAGCGTCGCCGCGCGACGTGTTCGAGGAGATCATGCAGCGCTCGGTCTCCGATGCGAAGGATGCCAAGTACAACGCACTATTCCGGCATTTGCTGTCGTTTGCGGCCACCGATCCCGAGTGTTTCAAACTCTATGACGAGTGGTACGCGACGCTGACGCGCGACCTCGCGCAACTGCTGC
Proteins encoded in this region:
- a CDS encoding TetR/AcrR family transcriptional regulator; this translates as MTVSNEPRSTRKRRTSTPTAAAGNTDGLRAQGLRTRNTIIRVARKLLLEGGPLEFSQRAVAAAAGISVSNLQYYFPTRIAVLRAVIEPVIQAYLDDMKRAISSEASPRDVFEEIMQRSVSDAKDAKYNALFRHLLSFAATDPECFKLYDEWYATLTRDLAQLLRAVTPAFSAADSRHAATMLIALADGLAMQYGTGRQTQALDAYFIATSRAIAYGTLTAPAGK